A window from Gallus gallus isolate bGalGal1 chromosome 5, bGalGal1.mat.broiler.GRCg7b, whole genome shotgun sequence encodes these proteins:
- the LOC107056428 gene encoding peripheral-type benzodiazepine receptor-associated protein 1-like isoform X1 codes for MSWARRPHRPIAVKATAPPAIMTWASTQYKRPLAHPATAFTVGTPSRQGREAVGATGSGAAVPADPRKESDFRWPLATAFGGRGSLQIRVAMLREAAKREQQLLANQLRCAWEKQQAQEEQRLKEREQWQRATETRQLLRWKEAELHATKELLQRECDAALRQARELQQLLAQELRSPHRSIWEARAKLQDVLSKLRWETDGEQPACIRHLQHQLELERRLFNQYIVGSWEGEPKLVDSHAAKDAHVQVPETAKEDLGLPGRRPSTNRGPGQLLADRLRSKWERERASKLQRLREQSQRQRETEIRQLLRAKEAQLRQMQERLQKQRNDTVRQAWHLQRQLVEELLRGDSSSGERRVQQEVQRQLCWKPRGEQAAHVLRLQRELQEQRRGFLQYILQHGEGQPPVSCNGARACHRAVAEVGVQAAEQQEACPPERTELQEQDALLLRELKDLQRQCSLLQEEICLLRSRSSQQMRQEVERCEDKRRTLSLLSKQLQEGVRQLKEASSTSSEASEKAEQVNQLQGRHLEKENWRKLEPHGNPEQECSNPQERLEESEVRLMAVCSLHSRRPPSSPPLIRRFLARHSYNPFEGPNEDPENELPLTAGQYVYISGDVDEDGWLLGELTDGTRGLVPSSLVEEVSDDDQDTTVPPELRDLLLDPDDEERPGSRSGGRR; via the exons ATGAGCTGGGCCAGAAGGCCGCACCGTCCAATAGCAGTGAAGGCCACTGCCCCACCCGCCATTATGACCTGGGCCAGCACACAGTATAAAAGGCCGCTGGCGCACCCTGCCACGGCATTCACTGTCGGCACACCCTCGCGACAGGGACGAGAGGCAGTGGGCGCTACGGGGTCAGGGgcagctgtccctgcagaccCCAGGAAGGAGAGCGACTTTCGGTGGCCTTTGGCCACAGCTTTTGGAGGCCGAGGGTCTCTTCAGATCCGCGTGGCCATGCTGCGGGAGGCAGCAAAgcgggagcagcagctcctggccaaCCAACTGCGCTGTgcctgggagaagcagcaggcccaggaggAGCAGCGGCTGAAGGAGCGGGAGCAGTGGCAGCGGGCGACGGAGACGCGGCAGCTGCTGCGCTGGAAGGAGGCCGAGCTGCACGCCaccaaggagctgctgcagcgggAGTGCGATGCCGCCCTGCGCCAGGCtcgggagctgcagcagctgctggcccaGGAGCTGAGGAGCCCCCACAGGAGCATCTGGGAGGCCCGCGCCAAGCTGCAGGACGTCCTCAGCAAGCTGCGCTGGGAGACGGATGGTGAGCAGCCCGCCTGCATCCGCCACctccagcatcagctggagctggagaggaGGCTGTTCAACCAATACATcgtggggagctgggagggcgAGCCCAAGCTCGTGGACAGCCATGCTGCAAAGGACGCTCACGTCCAG GTGCCAGAGACGGCCAAGGAAGACCTGGGGCTCCCAGGCAGACGGCCCTCTACCAACCGGGGCCCGGGGCAGCTCCTGGCCGACCGCCTGCGCTCCAAGTGGGAGCGGGAGCGGGCGTCAAAGCTGCAGCGCCTGCGCGAGCAGAGCCAGAGGCAGCGGGAGACAGAGATCCGCCAACTGCTGCGGGCGAAGGAGGCCCAGCTCCGCCAGATGCAGGAGCGGCTGCAGAAGCAGCGCAATGACACCGTGCGCCAGGCATGGCATCTGCAGCggcagctggtggaggagctgctgaggggcGACAGCAGCAGCGGGGAGCGCAGAGTGCAGCAGGAAGTCCAGcggcagctctgctggaagcCCCGTGGAGAGCAGGCCGCCCACGTGCTGCGCCTCCAGCGGGAACTGCAGGAGCAAAGGAGAGGCTTCCTGCAGTACATCCTGCAGCACGGTGAGGGCCAGCCGCCCGTCTCCTGCAACGGGGCCAGGGCCTGCCATCGGGCTGTAGCAGAGGTGGGCgttcaggctgcagagcaaCAAGAGGCCTGCCCACCTGAGCGCacggagctgcaggagcaggacgCTCttctgctgagggagctgaaggACCTGCAGAGACAGTGCAGCCTCCTTCAAGAGGAGATCTGCCTGCTGAGGAGCAGAAGCTCTCAGCAGATGAGGCAGGAGGTGGAGCGGTGCGAGGACAAGAGGCGTACGCTCAGCCTCCTcagcaagcagctgcaggaaggagtcCGGCAGCTCAAGGAGGCCTCTTCCACATCCAGCGAGGCCTCAGAAAAGGCAGAGCAAGTCAACCAGCTACAGGGACGGCATTTGGAAAAGGAGAATTGGAGAAAGCTGGAGCCGCACGGAAACCCAGagcaggaatgctccaaccCACAGGAGAGGTTGGAGGAGTCGGAAGTGCGGCTGATGGCAGTCTGCAGCCTGCATTCTCGCAGACCGCCATCATCACCACCACTAATTCGAAGATTCTTAGCTCGTCACAGCTACAATCCTTTTGAGGGCCCTAATGAGGACCCAGAAAACGAGCTTCCGCTGACTGCGGGACAATACGTTTACATCTCTGGAGACGTGGATGAGGATGGCTGGTTGCTGGGAGAGCTGACGGACGGCACAAGAGGACTGGTGCCTTCCAGTCTGGTGGAAGAAGTTTCAGACGATGACCAGGACACAACCGTGCCTCCAGAGCTTCGTGATCTCCTGCTGGATCCCGATGATGAAGAGAGACCGGGCAGCAGGAGCGGTGGCAGAAGGTGA